The genomic stretch GTCCTTCCTCGATGTCGGCCAGATCGAGGAGGCCAAGCGCGCCTACGAGAAGGCGCTAGAGCTCGACCCGCTGCACCTCGAGGCCCGGCACGGGCGCTTCAAGACCGAGGTCTACGGCATGGCCGCGGCGGGTCAGCACGACCCCGAGATCATCAGGAAGCGCCTCGAATCGCTGCTCGCGATCGATGCGAAGGACCCCCACGCGCTGAGCATGCTCGGGAACTTGTACGCGCGGGCCGGCCTCGGCCGCGAGGAGGCGATCGGCAAGTACCGGCAAGCCATCGCCATCGACCCCACCGTGGCCGAGGCCCACTTCGGCCTCGCGACGCTCTACCTCAAGGATGAGGACCTCGCGGAGGCACAGGGGCCGATCGAGGAGGCCGTGCAACTCTCGCCCTGGAATCCGCGCTACCTCGAGACCCTGGCCTACGTGCGTGATCGGAGAGGCAATGTCCGCGAGGCGCTCGAACTCTATCAGCGCGCGATCAACTTGGACGGCCAGTACCTCTCGCCGTACTTCGAGATCGCTGCCCTCCAGCGCCGGCAGGGCTACCTCGAAGGCGCGCTCGCGACCGGCCAACGGCTCGCCGCGCTCTTGGACGACCCGAAGATCAGCGCCCTGCCCAAGAACCAGGAGGCGCTCTACTCCCTGGTCGAGGAACGACCGGTATATCTCCGCCAGCCTGAGGCAAAGCGGTGCTATGCCTACTGGACCGTCTCTGCCACCGCCTACCTCTTACAGCAACCGGAGGTCGCTCGTGACGCTGCCGCGCGGGCCCGCGCGTTGAGTATCCCAAACCACCTGGAGTAGTCCGGCTCCTCAAGAGCGATCTGCGGCGCCTCAAGGAGGAAAAACCCGAGCTCGGCGAAACAATCGACGGGTACCTCGCGGAGCATGTCGAGGGCGCGGCCAGGTAGCGTGCGCTATGCGCTGCGGTGAGGCTAAACGGCGCGCAACGGCGGGCCCTACCTTGCTCGCACCCTGAGCGGCTTGTGGGTCTGTGGACAACCTCCCTGTTGTCCACAGCCCTGTAATCCGTTCAGGCTCAAAAAAAGACCGCCCATGAGACGGTGCTGATACAAAAAGTGTAACCCATGTCTCCGGACTTTTTGCTACCT from Pseudomonadota bacterium encodes the following:
- a CDS encoding tetratricopeptide repeat protein, which encodes MDRRAGGLRDRRGTGRTGAPARAEDIARAVLSALADWQSSARPPEALWKRAFKFLSEHWPMLTVLVTLVTAAGAMFLEGFSPRYPFRALAFNEKELAHRELEFKEQQEAFERAAQERGLKATLAQDSVRLAKSFLDVGQIEEAKRAYEKALELDPLHLEARHGRFKTEVYGMAAAGQHDPEIIRKRLESLLAIDAKDPHALSMLGNLYARAGLGREEAIGKYRQAIAIDPTVAEAHFGLATLYLKDEDLAEAQGPIEEAVQLSPWNPRYLETLAYVRDRRGNVREALELYQRAINLDGQYLSPYFEIAALQRRQGYLEGALATGQRLAALLDDPKISALPKNQEALYSLVEERPVYLRQPEAKRCYAYWTVSATAYLLQQPEVARDAAARARALSIPNHLE